One stretch of Zhihengliuella flava DNA includes these proteins:
- the cspE gene encoding transcription antiterminator/RNA stability regulator CspE, translating into MATGTVKWFNPEKGFGFIAPEDGSADVFAHYSAIQSNGFRSLDEGQRVEFDVTQGQKGLQAENIRPL; encoded by the coding sequence ATGGCAACAGGTACCGTCAAGTGGTTCAACCCGGAAAAGGGCTTCGGCTTCATCGCTCCGGAGGATGGCTCCGCAGACGTCTTCGCCCACTACTCCGCTATCCAGTCCAACGGCTTCCGTTCGCTGGATGAGGGTCAGCGCGTCGAGTTCGACGTGACCCAGGGTCAGAAGGGCCTGCAGGCGGAGAACATCCGCCCGCTCTAA
- a CDS encoding uroporphyrinogen-III synthase, whose product MNDQSPPDGTLTGFRIGVTSDRRSADLIEALQRRGAEVLHAPVLKIAPIAEDAELFAETDALIAARPDYVLVTTAYGMRRWIDSADAHGQGDALAEALEHASIHVRGPKARGAVRAAGFDDDGISHDERTSTLVDSVLERGVAGKTVAIQMHGHADLDDLRRLETAGARVITVSPYRWVVPEGSAEQVKKLIDAIIAGGLDVVTFTAAPAVDALWSAAHEQGRYWELIRAFQTSVTAATVGPVTAHPLQSVGIEPLIPERFRMGAMIRQVVEHLSAAGTQRLTTAVGPLTLRGNRVTLAERTVELGPSQLVLFRALAEARGAVLSRADLIAILPEGQGDHALDMAVSRLRQALPEPQLVATVIKRGYRLNV is encoded by the coding sequence GTGAATGATCAGAGCCCACCGGATGGCACGCTGACCGGTTTCCGCATCGGGGTGACCAGCGATCGGCGATCCGCGGACTTGATCGAGGCGCTGCAGCGCCGCGGCGCTGAGGTTCTGCATGCGCCGGTGCTGAAGATCGCCCCCATCGCGGAGGATGCCGAACTCTTCGCAGAAACGGACGCGCTGATCGCCGCCCGCCCCGACTACGTGCTGGTCACCACGGCGTATGGAATGCGCCGTTGGATCGACTCCGCGGACGCGCACGGGCAGGGCGATGCGCTGGCCGAGGCGCTGGAGCACGCGTCGATCCACGTCCGTGGCCCCAAGGCGCGCGGTGCGGTGCGCGCGGCTGGTTTTGATGACGACGGCATTAGCCACGACGAACGCACCTCCACGCTGGTGGACTCCGTGCTGGAGCGCGGGGTCGCGGGCAAAACGGTGGCGATCCAGATGCATGGCCATGCCGACCTGGACGACCTGCGGCGGCTCGAGACCGCCGGAGCCCGCGTCATCACGGTCTCCCCCTACCGCTGGGTGGTACCGGAGGGCAGTGCGGAGCAGGTCAAGAAACTGATCGACGCGATCATCGCCGGCGGGCTGGACGTGGTGACGTTTACCGCCGCGCCGGCCGTGGACGCCCTGTGGTCCGCCGCGCACGAGCAGGGGCGGTATTGGGAGCTGATCCGGGCCTTCCAGACCAGCGTCACGGCCGCCACCGTGGGGCCGGTGACCGCTCATCCGCTGCAGTCCGTGGGGATCGAGCCGCTGATCCCGGAGCGGTTCCGCATGGGCGCGATGATCCGCCAGGTGGTGGAACATCTTTCCGCCGCCGGGACGCAGCGGCTGACGACGGCGGTGGGCCCGCTGACGCTCCGGGGCAACCGCGTCACGCTCGCCGAGCGGACGGTGGAGCTGGGCCCGTCCCAGCTGGTGCTCTTCCGCGCGCTGGCCGAGGCCCGGGGAGCCGTGCTGTCCCGGGCGGATCTGATCGCCATTCTTCCGGAGGGCCAGGGCGATCACGCCCTTGACATGGCGGTGTCCCGGCTGCGCCAAGCCTTGCCCGAGCCCCAGCTGGTCGCCACCGTCATCAAGCGCGGATACCGGCTGAACGTCTAG
- a CDS encoding IclR family transcriptional regulator domain-containing protein: MPATDAPEPTAAAAEPPSSYFVQSLERGLEVIRAFGADHPSMTLTDVARVTGLTRATARRFLLTLTDLGYVRTDGKHFELTARVLRLGYAFVSSHDLPQLAEPVLEELSAAVGESASASVLDGAWVVYIARVHTRRIMRVGISVGTRFPAYATSMGRVLLAHGEGDDDAAALAAAGPFEALTPHTLTDPARLAAELARVREQGWSLVDQELELGLSSLAVPVRGPDGRVVAAVNVSMSAGGAGGAAPAERVEDLLPHLRAAAEQVEEALRLQR, encoded by the coding sequence ATGCCCGCCACAGACGCCCCCGAACCGACGGCCGCGGCGGCCGAGCCGCCGTCGTCGTACTTTGTCCAATCCCTCGAGCGCGGACTCGAGGTGATCCGTGCGTTCGGCGCGGACCACCCCTCCATGACGCTCACCGACGTGGCCCGGGTGACGGGGCTGACGCGGGCCACGGCCCGCCGGTTCCTTCTGACCCTGACGGACCTCGGGTACGTGCGCACGGATGGCAAGCACTTTGAGCTCACCGCCCGGGTGCTGCGGCTCGGTTACGCGTTTGTCTCCAGTCACGACCTGCCGCAGCTGGCCGAGCCCGTGCTGGAGGAACTCTCCGCCGCCGTGGGCGAATCCGCCTCCGCCTCCGTGCTGGATGGCGCCTGGGTGGTCTACATCGCCCGCGTGCACACCCGGCGCATCATGCGCGTGGGCATTTCCGTGGGCACGCGGTTCCCGGCCTACGCCACCAGCATGGGGCGGGTGCTGCTCGCCCACGGCGAGGGGGACGACGACGCCGCGGCCCTGGCTGCCGCGGGCCCCTTCGAGGCCCTGACGCCTCACACGCTGACGGATCCGGCGCGGCTGGCCGCCGAGCTCGCGCGCGTCCGCGAGCAGGGGTGGTCCCTCGTGGATCAGGAACTGGAGCTCGGCCTGAGCTCGCTGGCCGTGCCGGTCCGCGGTCCCGACGGGCGGGTGGTGGCCGCGGTCAACGTCTCGATGTCCGCCGGTGGCGCGGGTGGCGCGGCCCCCGCGGAGCGGGTCGAGGACCTGCTGCCGCACCTGCGTGCCGCGGCCGAGCAGGTGGAGGAGGCCCTCCGCCTGCAGCGGTAG
- a CDS encoding LLM class flavin-dependent oxidoreductase translates to MSLQLSVLDLAPIRSSSLTEVGDVAASFRESVALAQEAERLGFRRVWYAEHHNMPSIASSATSVLIGHVAGQTSTIRLGAGGIMLPNHSPLVIAEQFGTLATLYGDRIDLGLGRAPGSDQLTFQALRRDPASAESFPHDVLELQAYLGTESRIKGVNAYPGYGTNVPLYILGSSLFGAQLAAQLGLPYSFASHFAPDALQQAVAVYREHFQPSPQLAEPYVIAGVGVVAADTNAEANALLEEVRRDRVQRFLGRNRTEPFTEEELDMVMASPAGEQILNMLKYTAVGDAAAVGEYLEQFARTADADELITVQSPLGADERLNSLRLTAAAVR, encoded by the coding sequence GTGAGTCTTCAGCTTTCAGTCCTCGATTTGGCCCCCATCCGCTCCTCGTCGCTGACGGAAGTGGGCGACGTCGCCGCCTCCTTCCGCGAGTCCGTCGCCCTGGCCCAGGAGGCCGAGCGCCTCGGGTTCCGGCGCGTCTGGTACGCGGAGCACCACAACATGCCCTCGATCGCCTCCAGCGCCACCAGCGTGCTGATCGGCCACGTGGCCGGCCAGACCTCCACCATTCGCCTCGGCGCCGGCGGCATCATGCTGCCCAACCACTCCCCGCTGGTGATCGCCGAGCAGTTCGGCACGCTGGCCACCCTGTACGGGGACCGGATCGACTTGGGCCTCGGCCGCGCCCCCGGCAGCGATCAGCTCACCTTCCAGGCGCTGCGGCGCGACCCGGCCTCCGCCGAGTCCTTCCCCCACGACGTGCTGGAGCTGCAGGCCTATCTGGGCACCGAGTCCCGGATTAAGGGCGTCAACGCCTATCCGGGCTACGGGACCAACGTGCCGCTCTACATTTTGGGTTCGAGCCTCTTCGGCGCGCAGTTGGCGGCCCAGCTCGGCCTGCCGTACTCGTTCGCCTCCCACTTCGCCCCGGATGCCTTGCAGCAGGCCGTGGCCGTCTATCGGGAACACTTCCAGCCGTCGCCGCAGCTGGCCGAACCGTACGTCATTGCCGGCGTCGGCGTGGTGGCCGCGGACACCAACGCGGAAGCCAACGCACTGCTGGAAGAGGTGCGGCGGGACCGGGTGCAGCGGTTCCTGGGGCGGAACCGCACCGAGCCGTTCACGGAGGAGGAGCTGGACATGGTCATGGCTTCCCCGGCCGGGGAACAGATCCTCAACATGCTCAAGTACACCGCGGTCGGCGATGCCGCGGCGGTGGGCGAGTACCTCGAGCAGTTCGCGCGCACGGCGGACGCGGACGAGCTCATCACGGTCCAGTCCCCGCTGGGCGCGGACGAACGCCTGAACTCGTTGCGCTTGACCGCCGCGGCCGTCCGGTAG
- the cobA gene encoding uroporphyrinogen-III C-methyltransferase, giving the protein MHGVAAFGSAHLRGHTVIVCGRAGAARRAVARYRSAGADVLTAVVPSELALLGPSLRRASLVVGVDDGDPGWDVLPAVAREQRTLLLTEEPAAEHGHVTLVGGGPGEADLLTVAGRRALAAADVVYYDRLGPGRVVADLAPGAELIDVGKTPGHHKVPQETIQAMMVESALAGHAVVRLKGGDPFVFGRGGEEVAACLAAEVPVTTIPGISSSVAVPGTVGIPVTHRGVSKMFTVASGHVPFSDDELEHLAGLGGTLVILMGVGTLAQTIAGLRRHGMDPATPAAVVERGYSAEQRSTVARLDKLALAAAEAKCASPAVIVIGDVVAVGNDWKHLTAEFGGAARSLEDVHA; this is encoded by the coding sequence ATGCACGGCGTTGCTGCCTTCGGCTCGGCCCACCTGCGCGGCCACACCGTCATCGTGTGCGGCCGGGCCGGCGCCGCCCGACGCGCCGTGGCGCGCTACCGCAGCGCGGGCGCGGACGTGCTGACCGCCGTCGTGCCCTCAGAACTAGCCCTGCTGGGACCCTCGCTGCGCCGTGCCAGCTTGGTGGTGGGCGTGGACGACGGCGACCCCGGGTGGGACGTCTTGCCCGCGGTGGCCCGGGAACAGCGCACGCTGCTGCTCACGGAGGAGCCCGCCGCTGAGCACGGACACGTCACCCTCGTCGGCGGCGGACCGGGCGAGGCGGACCTGCTCACCGTCGCCGGCCGCAGGGCTCTGGCCGCGGCCGACGTCGTCTATTACGACCGCCTCGGCCCCGGCCGTGTGGTGGCCGACCTCGCCCCCGGGGCGGAACTGATCGACGTGGGCAAGACGCCCGGGCACCACAAGGTGCCGCAGGAGACGATCCAAGCGATGATGGTGGAGTCGGCGCTCGCCGGCCACGCCGTGGTCCGGCTCAAGGGCGGGGACCCGTTTGTGTTCGGCCGCGGCGGCGAGGAGGTGGCCGCCTGCCTGGCCGCCGAGGTGCCCGTGACCACCATCCCCGGGATCAGCAGCTCCGTCGCCGTGCCCGGCACGGTGGGCATCCCGGTGACCCACCGCGGGGTCTCCAAGATGTTCACCGTCGCCTCCGGGCACGTGCCGTTCAGCGACGACGAGTTAGAGCATCTGGCCGGGCTCGGTGGCACGCTGGTGATCCTCATGGGCGTGGGCACGCTGGCCCAAACCATCGCCGGGCTGCGGCGTCACGGGATGGATCCGGCGACGCCGGCCGCCGTCGTCGAGCGCGGGTACAGCGCGGAGCAGCGCTCCACGGTGGCCCGGTTGGATAAGCTGGCCCTCGCGGCGGCCGAGGCCAAATGCGCCTCACCGGCCGTGATTGTGATCGGCGACGTGGTCGCCGTGGGAAACGACTGGAAGCACTTGACCGCGGAGTTTGGGGGAGCGGCCAGGTCACTGGAGGACGTGCACGCGTGA
- the nirD gene encoding nitrite reductase small subunit NirD, which translates to MTVLINEDVSVTTWAQACWLDDLKPGWGEAAWINGQQIALLRFADGSLFAVTQKCPRTGANVMARGIMGSRNINGELVHTIASPLHKEVYRLDTGECLNAADVDLLVYPVRVVDARVLVGLE; encoded by the coding sequence ATGACTGTTCTGATCAACGAGGACGTGAGCGTGACGACGTGGGCCCAGGCCTGCTGGTTGGACGATCTGAAGCCCGGCTGGGGAGAGGCCGCGTGGATTAACGGCCAGCAGATCGCCCTGCTGCGCTTCGCCGACGGGTCCCTGTTCGCGGTCACGCAGAAGTGCCCGAGGACCGGAGCCAATGTCATGGCGCGGGGCATCATGGGCAGCCGCAATATTAACGGCGAGCTGGTGCACACGATCGCCAGTCCGCTACACAAGGAGGTGTACCGGCTGGATACGGGCGAATGCCTGAATGCCGCTGATGTTGACCTGCTGGTCTACCCGGTGCGGGTGGTCGACGCCCGCGTCCTCGTCGGCCTGGAGTAA
- a CDS encoding DUF1697 domain-containing protein translates to MTEFVAFLRGINVGGRRPAMADLADCVRAAGMTDVHTILATGNIRFASDEPGEAVATRLEAAISERFGFAARLFVKTLPELAAVREACPFGPTEVHDGVAHHTYVTFTADAQTVAEILGQVPAGQRLAEHGDVLFWQTPKGSSLDHPVAKVMNRARIKERTTTRNVNTLDKILAR, encoded by the coding sequence ATGACGGAATTCGTGGCGTTTCTGCGGGGAATCAACGTCGGCGGGCGGCGTCCGGCCATGGCGGACCTAGCCGACTGCGTGCGCGCAGCCGGGATGACGGATGTGCACACCATCCTCGCCACCGGCAACATTCGCTTCGCCTCGGACGAGCCGGGCGAGGCCGTCGCCACCCGGCTTGAGGCCGCCATCAGCGAGCGCTTCGGCTTCGCCGCGCGCCTCTTCGTCAAGACCCTTCCGGAGCTGGCCGCCGTGCGTGAGGCCTGCCCTTTCGGGCCGACCGAGGTGCATGACGGCGTGGCTCACCACACGTACGTCACGTTCACCGCGGACGCGCAGACGGTGGCAGAGATCCTCGGTCAGGTGCCGGCGGGTCAGCGCCTCGCGGAGCACGGCGACGTGCTGTTCTGGCAGACGCCGAAGGGCAGCTCGCTGGATCACCCGGTGGCCAAGGTCATGAACCGCGCCCGGATCAAGGAGCGCACCACGACGCGCAACGTCAACACGCTGGACAAGATCTTGGCGCGCTAA
- a CDS encoding MFS transporter: MTERLDTAPETTSTRRWLALAVLMFPVLLVSVDNTVLTFAVPAITRALTPDADQVLWMIDIYPLVLAGLLVPMGSLGDRIGRRALLLVGCAGFGMVSVLAAFAPDASMLIAARALLGFFGAMLMPATLSLIRNIFTDDHERRRAIAIWATGFSGGAVLGPVLGGWLLEHFWWGSVFLLAVPMLLPLLAAGPVLVPESKDPSPGPIDPVSILLAIGTLTPLVFGIKAAAKGQEPLIAVGAVALGLACGWWFVRRQLARAAKPGLSPMLDVRLFRNPVFSGALTVNLLSVFSMVGFIYFLSQHLQLVAGRSPLDAGLFMIPGLVISIVSGLAAAQLARRFAVRDLMVVGLLLNAAAYAIVATVGATGSDALLLLGFCLLGAGVGLAETLSNDLALSAVPPSKAGAASAISETAYEGGSVLGTAVLGSLLNAAYARGLSTTAPLTEAQEVAAAKTLGGAHEVAESLPDAQAATLLADAAHAFDAGVVLTAGIGAALAVAAAVVIHRALRPVAAPVPAAD; encoded by the coding sequence ATGACTGAGCGCCTCGACACCGCCCCAGAGACCACCAGCACCCGCCGGTGGCTCGCCCTGGCCGTGCTCATGTTCCCCGTGCTCTTGGTCTCCGTCGACAACACGGTGCTCACCTTCGCGGTGCCGGCCATCACCCGCGCGCTCACCCCAGACGCTGACCAAGTGCTCTGGATGATTGACATCTACCCGCTGGTCCTCGCCGGGCTCCTGGTCCCGATGGGCAGCCTCGGGGACCGGATCGGCCGGCGCGCCCTGCTGCTCGTCGGCTGCGCTGGGTTCGGGATGGTCTCCGTTTTGGCGGCCTTTGCCCCGGACGCCTCGATGCTGATCGCCGCCCGCGCCCTGCTCGGGTTCTTCGGCGCCATGCTTATGCCGGCCACGCTCTCCCTCATCCGCAACATCTTCACCGATGACCACGAACGCCGCCGCGCGATCGCCATCTGGGCCACCGGCTTCTCCGGCGGTGCGGTCCTCGGCCCCGTCCTGGGAGGCTGGCTGCTGGAGCACTTCTGGTGGGGTTCCGTCTTCCTCCTCGCGGTGCCGATGCTGCTGCCCCTCCTCGCCGCCGGCCCCGTGCTGGTCCCCGAATCCAAGGACCCGTCACCGGGCCCGATCGATCCCGTCAGCATCCTGCTGGCCATCGGTACCCTGACTCCGCTGGTCTTCGGCATCAAGGCCGCGGCCAAGGGGCAGGAGCCGCTGATTGCCGTCGGCGCCGTCGCCCTCGGCCTCGCGTGTGGCTGGTGGTTTGTCCGCCGCCAGCTGGCGCGCGCCGCGAAGCCGGGGCTGAGCCCCATGCTGGACGTGCGCCTCTTCCGCAATCCCGTGTTTTCCGGCGCGCTCACGGTCAACCTGCTCAGCGTGTTTTCCATGGTGGGCTTCATCTACTTCCTGTCCCAGCACCTCCAGCTGGTGGCCGGCCGGTCTCCGCTGGACGCTGGCCTGTTCATGATCCCCGGCCTGGTCATCTCTATCGTGTCCGGCCTCGCCGCCGCCCAGCTGGCCCGCCGCTTCGCGGTGCGGGACCTCATGGTGGTGGGGCTGCTGCTCAATGCCGCGGCCTACGCGATCGTCGCCACGGTGGGGGCCACGGGGTCGGACGCGCTGCTGCTGCTCGGGTTCTGCCTGCTGGGCGCCGGCGTCGGCCTCGCCGAGACCCTCTCCAACGACTTGGCGCTCTCCGCCGTGCCGCCGTCCAAGGCGGGCGCCGCGTCAGCCATCTCGGAAACGGCGTACGAGGGCGGTTCCGTGCTCGGGACCGCGGTGCTCGGCAGCCTACTCAACGCGGCCTACGCCCGCGGATTGAGCACGACGGCGCCGCTCACCGAAGCGCAGGAAGTCGCCGCGGCCAAGACGCTGGGTGGCGCGCACGAGGTCGCGGAATCCCTCCCGGACGCCCAGGCCGCCACGCTGCTGGCGGATGCGGCCCACGCGTTCGATGCGGGCGTGGTGCTCACGGCCGGGATTGGCGCGGCGCTGGCGGTGGCGGCCGCCGTCGTCATCCACCGGGCGCTGCGCCCTGTTGCGGCGCCTGTTCCTGCGGCAGACTGA
- the nirB gene encoding nitrite reductase large subunit NirB: MSTPTTSGPRRIVVVGGGPAAHRFTDAMSARGLDGAQVTVLTEEAHVPYDRVALSKALTQTDVDLTFDAGLWQRDGIRLERQARVVDLDLAAQEAVTADGRRFPYDELVLATGSNAATLPIPGNEHTHVYRYLEDVWGINQQIQELTAKYGRRINAVTIGGGLLGLEAAAGVESLGANPIVIDGGQWLMGTQLDEGAGEAMGRLIKNKGFTVHSGVFPQAVLTEEVDGEDRVVGVEMADGRVIDADLVIVSIGVRPRDELIRAINGRAREAAAAAAGTSVEELVGTDQEPAADYAPVFRMGPRGGVVIDEACATDVPHVWAVGEVANFGGFCIGLVAPANTMAEIVADRLAGGEAAFDGFDTATKLKLSGVDVASFGDAFARADGALEVVYADPARGVYQKLVVSDDAKTLLGGIFVGDAAPYTALRPLLGRELPAEPGAYLSAAGGEAPDSELPDDAVLCSCNNVTAGTIRDTVGGCGTCEGQDPVQDVTGVKACTKAGTSCGSCVPMLKKLIETELVASGVEVSKALCEHIEFSRAELFEAIRLADLHSFEAVMERFGTGHGCDLCKPAIANILASQQNAHPLDGDLGGLQDTNDRALANMQKDGTYSVVPRIPGGEITPEKLAVIADVAQRYGLYTKLTGGLRIDMFGARLEQLPEIWKELVEAGFESGQAYGKSLRTVKGCVGSSWCRYGVQDSVKMAIDLELRYRGLRSPHKLKMGVSGCARECAEAKAKDVGVIATEAGWNLYVGGNGGANPAHAVLLAKDLDDETLIKYIDRFFMYYIRTADRLQRTAHWMNDLDGGIDHVHSVVVEDSLGLGEELEAAMTRHVESYEDEWAATLKDPERLRRFRSFVNAPHQKDQDLSYVEERGQRRPAGPVSLGASIPVGAARAGAPAGGEL; the protein is encoded by the coding sequence ATGAGCACCCCCACCACCTCCGGCCCACGCCGCATCGTCGTCGTCGGCGGCGGCCCGGCCGCCCACCGCTTCACCGACGCGATGAGCGCTCGCGGGCTCGACGGCGCCCAGGTCACGGTCCTCACGGAGGAGGCCCACGTCCCGTACGATCGCGTGGCCCTGTCCAAGGCGCTGACGCAGACGGACGTGGACCTGACGTTCGATGCCGGCCTGTGGCAACGGGACGGCATCCGGCTGGAGCGCCAGGCCAGAGTCGTGGACCTTGACCTCGCCGCCCAAGAGGCCGTGACGGCGGACGGGCGCCGGTTCCCGTACGACGAGCTGGTCCTCGCCACCGGGTCCAACGCCGCGACCCTGCCGATCCCGGGCAACGAACACACGCACGTGTACCGGTACCTCGAGGACGTGTGGGGCATTAATCAGCAGATCCAGGAGCTCACCGCGAAGTACGGGCGCCGGATCAACGCGGTCACGATCGGCGGTGGCCTGCTCGGCCTCGAGGCTGCGGCCGGCGTCGAATCCCTCGGTGCCAACCCCATCGTCATCGACGGCGGCCAGTGGCTCATGGGCACCCAGTTGGACGAGGGCGCGGGTGAGGCCATGGGTCGCCTCATCAAGAACAAGGGGTTCACCGTGCACAGCGGCGTGTTCCCCCAGGCCGTTCTGACCGAGGAGGTCGACGGCGAGGACCGCGTCGTCGGTGTGGAAATGGCCGATGGTCGCGTGATCGACGCGGACCTGGTGATCGTTTCCATCGGCGTTCGGCCCCGCGATGAGCTCATCCGCGCCATCAATGGCCGCGCCCGCGAGGCCGCGGCGGCCGCCGCCGGCACTAGCGTCGAGGAACTCGTGGGGACCGATCAGGAACCGGCCGCCGACTACGCGCCCGTCTTCCGCATGGGCCCGCGCGGCGGCGTCGTGATCGACGAGGCCTGTGCCACGGACGTCCCGCACGTCTGGGCCGTCGGCGAGGTCGCGAACTTTGGCGGATTCTGCATCGGCCTCGTAGCCCCGGCCAACACCATGGCGGAGATCGTCGCGGACCGGCTGGCGGGCGGGGAGGCAGCCTTCGATGGGTTCGACACGGCGACCAAGCTCAAGCTCTCCGGCGTCGACGTTGCCAGCTTCGGCGACGCCTTCGCCCGGGCCGACGGCGCGCTGGAGGTGGTCTACGCGGACCCGGCGCGCGGGGTGTACCAAAAGCTGGTGGTCTCCGACGACGCCAAGACGCTGCTCGGCGGCATCTTCGTCGGCGACGCGGCGCCCTACACGGCCCTGCGCCCGCTGCTGGGCCGCGAGCTGCCGGCGGAGCCCGGCGCCTACCTCTCCGCCGCCGGCGGTGAGGCGCCCGACTCGGAGCTGCCCGACGACGCCGTGCTGTGCTCCTGCAATAACGTCACCGCGGGCACCATCCGGGACACGGTCGGCGGCTGCGGCACGTGCGAGGGCCAGGACCCGGTGCAGGACGTCACCGGGGTCAAGGCGTGTACCAAGGCGGGCACCAGTTGCGGATCCTGCGTGCCGATGCTCAAGAAGCTCATCGAGACCGAGCTGGTCGCCTCCGGCGTCGAGGTCTCCAAGGCCCTCTGCGAGCACATCGAATTCTCCCGCGCCGAGCTGTTTGAGGCCATCCGCCTTGCGGATCTGCACTCGTTTGAGGCGGTCATGGAGCGCTTCGGCACCGGCCATGGCTGCGACCTCTGCAAGCCCGCCATCGCTAACATCCTGGCCTCCCAGCAGAATGCCCACCCGCTGGACGGGGATCTCGGCGGCCTGCAGGACACCAACGACCGCGCCCTGGCCAACATGCAGAAGGACGGGACCTACTCGGTGGTCCCGCGGATCCCGGGCGGGGAGATCACCCCGGAGAAGCTCGCGGTCATCGCGGACGTGGCTCAGCGCTACGGCCTCTACACCAAGCTCACCGGTGGGCTCCGGATCGACATGTTCGGCGCCCGCCTCGAGCAGCTGCCGGAGATCTGGAAGGAACTGGTGGAGGCGGGCTTCGAATCCGGGCAGGCCTACGGCAAGTCCCTGCGGACGGTGAAGGGCTGCGTCGGCTCCTCGTGGTGCCGCTACGGGGTGCAGGACTCGGTGAAGATGGCCATCGACCTTGAGCTGCGGTACCGCGGACTGCGCTCGCCGCACAAGCTCAAGATGGGCGTCTCCGGGTGCGCGCGCGAGTGCGCGGAGGCCAAAGCCAAGGACGTCGGCGTCATCGCCACGGAGGCCGGCTGGAACTTGTACGTCGGTGGCAACGGCGGCGCAAATCCGGCGCACGCTGTGTTGCTCGCCAAGGACTTGGATGACGAAACATTGATCAAGTACATCGATCGTTTCTTCATGTATTACATCCGCACCGCCGATCGCCTGCAGCGCACGGCACACTGGATGAATGACTTGGATGGCGGGATTGACCACGTGCACTCGGTCGTCGTCGAGGACTCCCTCGGCCTCGGCGAGGAACTGGAGGCTGCCATGACACGCCACGTGGAGAGCTACGAGGACGAGTGGGCCGCCACGCTGAAGGACCCCGAGCGCCTACGCCGCTTCCGCTCCTTCGTTAACGCCCCACACCAAAAGGACCAGGACCTCTCCTATGTCGAGGAGCGCGGCCAGCGGCGCCCCGCCGGCCCCGTGAGCCTCGGCGCCTCCATTCCCGTCGGCGCGGCCCGCGCCGGTGCACCGGCAGGCGGTGAGCTCTGA
- a CDS encoding sirohydrochlorin chelatase: MPRTDATHRPATNDAWTGWIPPVVAGTLVAASHGTGSPAGQRAIRGLVDAVRAARPELRVEEAFVDVQTPSVPTVLSGAGPLPRVVPLLLSTGYHTRHDLAEAAREVEGTTVTRALGPDPRLAAVLARRLEEAGLRAEDQVILACAGSTDAQGVADCHTMASLLGAHIGRKVEPAFVSAAEPTVNDAVATAAERARRGFFSRRARRGRVVVATYLMAPGHFAARVAGCEADVVSQPLLLPGAAVPPELVELVLERYDQP; this comes from the coding sequence ATGCCGCGGACCGACGCCACCCACCGCCCCGCCACCAACGACGCGTGGACGGGCTGGATCCCGCCCGTGGTCGCCGGGACCCTCGTCGCCGCCTCACACGGCACGGGCAGCCCGGCCGGCCAGCGAGCCATCCGCGGCCTCGTCGACGCCGTGCGCGCGGCCCGCCCCGAGCTGCGCGTCGAGGAGGCCTTCGTGGACGTGCAGACCCCCTCCGTGCCCACCGTGTTGTCCGGGGCCGGCCCGCTGCCGCGCGTCGTCCCGCTCTTGCTCTCCACGGGGTACCACACGCGCCATGACCTGGCGGAGGCCGCCCGGGAGGTGGAGGGCACCACGGTCACCCGAGCGCTCGGACCGGATCCTCGCCTCGCCGCGGTGCTGGCCCGCCGTCTTGAGGAGGCTGGGCTGCGGGCCGAAGATCAGGTCATCCTGGCCTGCGCCGGCTCCACCGACGCGCAGGGGGTGGCCGACTGCCACACGATGGCCTCGCTGCTCGGCGCCCACATCGGCCGGAAGGTGGAGCCGGCGTTCGTCTCGGCCGCGGAACCGACCGTGAACGACGCCGTTGCCACGGCTGCCGAGCGGGCGCGGCGGGGATTCTTCTCGCGTCGAGCGCGTCGCGGCCGCGTCGTCGTCGCCACGTACCTCATGGCGCCGGGACACTTCGCGGCCCGCGTGGCCGGCTGCGAGGCCGACGTCGTGTCCCAACCGCTCCTGCTCCCCGGGGCGGCCGTGCCGCCCGAACTGGTGGAGCTGGTGCTGGAGCGTTACGACCAGCCGTAG